Proteins encoded together in one Vicia villosa cultivar HV-30 ecotype Madison, WI unplaced genomic scaffold, Vvil1.0 ctg.000081F_1_1, whole genome shotgun sequence window:
- the LOC131623828 gene encoding uncharacterized protein LOC131623828, translated as MSMYVTGDFMAEQPRRRGRPRINAAQNQNENPEGGAGGNQWVQLMQMQQQHQFQMQQQQQEFMTHMVQQMQGTHPPPQQNDGSRGFREFYRMNPPEFHGDLDPLKAHDWLTSIERIFEVTPCLEEDKVVCATQMLRGPAARWWTSASGRMTTLGIDKTWEHFKATVLEKYFPDNMRAQKELEFQMLRQGSMTVAEFAARFEDMVTYSNQALYAPNERWKINQFKIGLRGEIDYCVGQQRYNTYAELLEQCYIVEQSLKKIEQDKEQAKPSQEEHRSTNQHLRPKGSPSKGKQNQNVRPSRSPFCGRCKQNHFGGCKINIDGKCYTCGKEGHFAKNCPDRYRQGGNAGRVYTLDAKKAKGNNELIAEAVPLDSSMVVGMAVDGNVETSWKCEDCVVTVDDRVFLVDLICLPLKRVDVVLGMDWLSANSVLINFKERAILVPTVETTPEDPMTTLLEGTIHMINYLFDQEKSFILFLAEDPNGKLSISQIPVVCEFPEVFPEDVTSLPPEREVEFSIDLVPGTAPVSVAPYRMLPIELKELKGQLEELLAKHL; from the exons ATGTCTATGTATGTGACAGGAGACTTCATGGCTGAGCAACCAAGGAGGAGGGGAAGGCCGAGAATTAATGCTGCCCAGAATCAAAATGAGAATCCTGAAGGAGGAGCCGGTGGTAATCAATGGGTACAATTGATGCaaatgcaacaacaacatcaatttcAGATGCAGCAGCAACAACAGGAGTTTATGACACACATGGTGCAGCAGATGCAGGGTACCCATCCACCTCCCCAACAGAATGATGGAAGTAGGGGTTTCCGAGAGTTTTACCGTATGAACCCTCCCGAGTTCCATGGTGATCTGGACCCACTCAAAGCTCATGATTGGCTCACCAGTATTGAAAGGATCTTTGAGGTGACACCGTGTTTAGAGGAAGACAAGGTGGTTTGTGCTACACAGATGTTGCGAGGACCAGCCGCTCGGTGGTGGACGAGTGCTTCCGGCAGGATGACTACTTTAGGAATTGATAAGACGTGGGAGCACTTTAAGGCAACAGTATTGGAAAAGTACTTCCCAGATAACATGAGGGCTCAAAAGGAACTAGAATTTCAAATGTTGCGCCAAGGTTCCATGACTGTGGCTGAATTTGCGGCAAGGTTTGAAGATATGGTGACGTATTCTAACCAAGCTCTCTATGCCCCGAATGAACGTTGGAAGATTAACCAGTTTAAGATTGGACTCCGAGGGGAGATAGATTATTGTGTGGGGCAGCAACGCTATAACACTTATGCTGAATTGCTTGAACAATGTTATATTGTTGAGCAAAGCCTGAAGAAGATTGAACAAGATAAGGAACAAGCCAAGCCAAGTCAGGAGGAACATAGAAGTACAAATCAGCACTTAAGGCCAAAGGGATCACCATCCAAAGGGAAGCAAAATCAGAATGTAAGACCGTCACGCTCGCCCTTTTGTGGTAGATGCAAGCAAAACCATTTTGGTGGCTGCAAGATTAACATAGATGGAAAGTGTTATACATGCGGCAAGGAAGGGCATTTCGCTAAGAATTGTCCAGATAGATACCGTCAAGGGGGAAATGCAGGAAGGGTATATACTCTTGACGCGAAGAAGGCGAAGGGCAACAACGAGTTAATTGCTG AAGCTGTACCCTTAGATTCTTCGATGGTAGTTGGCATGGCAGTCGACGGTAATGTAGAAACTTCTTGGAAGTGTGAGGACTGTGTCGTGACTGTTGACGATCGAGTTTTCCTAGTAGATTTGATTTGTCTACCGCTTAAGAGGGTGGATGTGGttttgggaatggattggctCTCTGCCAATTCAGTACTCATTAATTTTAAGGAGAGAGCTATCCTGGTTCCAACTGTTGAAACTACTCCGGAAGACCCAATGACCACTCTCTTAGAAGGTACTATTCATATGATCAACTATTTATTTGATCAAGAGAAGAGTTTCATTCTTTTTCTAGCTGAGGATCCGAATGGAAAGTTATCTATTTCACAAATTCCGGTAGTTTGcgaatttccagaagtctttccagaggATGTCACTTCCTTGCctcctgaaagagaagtggaattctctatcgACTTGGTGCCAGGAACAGCCCCAGTTTCTGTTGCTCCTTATCGGATGTTGCCGATTGAACTTAAGGAATTGAAGGGCCAGTTGGAAGAGTTACTAGCTAAACACTTATGA